From a region of the Nonlabens dokdonensis DSW-6 genome:
- a CDS encoding DUF2064 domain-containing protein, which produces MIKKIHSNTAILLFAQTAKADALHKPLANNAALMDVLNKKVTKTAKASGFDFYHFTEAEQRGVGFGTRFSNSVQDVFDKGYDSIICLGNDTPLLTVKLIQDAADALKKGKAAKGKSLDGGLYLIALHKNNFDASAFRGLPWQSSNLAVAFHQYITVQNQELEVLEPLADLDTEQDLEGFLSGKDARCSIIRLILSTLSRKQNNYQFHQQQTISVISLLPLNKGSPKAA; this is translated from the coding sequence ATGATTAAAAAAATACATTCAAATACCGCCATTCTTCTTTTTGCACAAACTGCAAAAGCAGACGCTTTACACAAACCTCTCGCAAACAATGCCGCACTAATGGATGTGCTTAATAAGAAGGTTACCAAAACGGCAAAAGCTTCTGGATTTGATTTTTATCACTTTACCGAAGCAGAGCAACGTGGCGTAGGGTTTGGGACTAGGTTTTCAAATTCTGTTCAAGATGTTTTTGATAAAGGCTACGATTCTATTATTTGTTTAGGTAATGACACGCCTTTACTTACAGTAAAATTAATACAGGACGCTGCCGATGCTCTCAAAAAGGGCAAAGCAGCTAAGGGAAAATCCTTAGATGGTGGTCTATACCTTATCGCCTTGCATAAGAATAATTTTGATGCATCTGCATTTCGAGGATTGCCTTGGCAGTCTTCCAATTTAGCTGTTGCTTTTCATCAATACATTACTGTCCAAAATCAAGAATTAGAAGTTTTAGAACCTCTAGCAGATCTTGATACAGAGCAAGATCTTGAAGGTTTTCTTTCTGGTAAAGATGCTCGTTGTTCTATTATAAGATTAATTTTAAGTACGCTTTCGCGAAAGCAAAACAATTACCAATTTCATCAACAACAGACCATCTCTGTTATTTCTCTTCTTCCTTTGAATAAAGGATCGCCAAAGGCAGCTTAG
- the arsS gene encoding arsenosugar biosynthesis radical SAM (seleno)protein ArsS (Some members of this family are selenoproteins.): MAVNTKTSLKKRDSDLANINKQMQILNGEPFSNGELPSFAKKLKEINELPLRPNTLEILQVNVGYMCNQVCAHCHVDAGPDRKEIMTRDTMGQILDVIKTTGAHTLDLTGGAPEMNPDFRWFVEQAAEAGIKDFIVRSNLTIIRANPKYHDLPDFFKKHNIHVVSSMPHWTKGKTDKQRGDGVFDKSIKALQELNDRGYGMPGSDLKLDLVYNPSGAYLPGDQASMEKEMKAALLEDFGIQFHSLFAITNLPIARFLDYLVASENYEDYMYALVEAYNPAAVAGVMCKNTISISWDGWLYDCDFNQMLDLKVDNKIQHIKDYNEDLLNDRNIQISQHCYGCTAGAGSSCQGVVA, translated from the coding sequence ATGGCTGTAAATACAAAAACCTCTTTAAAGAAGAGAGATTCAGACTTAGCAAATATTAATAAGCAAATGCAAATCCTTAATGGAGAACCATTTTCTAATGGCGAGTTGCCTTCGTTTGCAAAGAAACTGAAAGAAATAAATGAACTACCACTTAGACCTAATACACTAGAAATTCTTCAAGTGAACGTAGGTTATATGTGTAATCAAGTTTGTGCACACTGTCACGTAGATGCTGGTCCTGATCGCAAGGAGATCATGACTCGTGATACTATGGGGCAAATATTAGATGTGATTAAAACTACTGGCGCTCATACCTTAGATCTCACCGGTGGCGCTCCAGAAATGAATCCAGATTTTAGATGGTTTGTAGAACAAGCTGCAGAGGCTGGAATCAAAGATTTTATCGTACGATCTAACTTGACTATCATCAGAGCAAATCCTAAGTACCACGATTTGCCAGATTTCTTTAAAAAACACAATATTCACGTAGTTTCCTCAATGCCACACTGGACGAAGGGAAAAACTGATAAGCAACGTGGCGATGGTGTTTTTGATAAATCTATAAAAGCTTTACAAGAACTCAATGATCGTGGTTACGGTATGCCAGGCAGTGATTTAAAGCTGGATTTAGTGTATAATCCTAGTGGTGCTTATCTTCCAGGAGACCAAGCGAGTATGGAAAAGGAAATGAAAGCCGCTTTATTAGAGGATTTTGGAATTCAATTTCACAGTCTTTTTGCGATTACTAATTTACCTATCGCGCGTTTCTTAGATTATCTAGTAGCTAGCGAGAACTATGAAGATTATATGTATGCCCTTGTAGAAGCTTACAATCCAGCTGCAGTTGCAGGTGTAATGTGTAAAAACACTATTTCTATATCCTGGGATGGCTGGTTGTACGATTGTGATTTCAATCAAATGCTCGATTTAAAAGTGGATAATAAAATCCAACATATTAAAGATTATAATGAAGATTTATTAAACGATCGCAATATCCAGATCTCTCAACATTGTTATGGCTGTACAGCTGGAGCAGGAAGTAGTTGTCAAGGCGTAGTTGCTTAA